The window CGACTCGCCTGCAGCACCGCCGCGTCGCCCACGTTGAGCGTCACCAGGTGGAAGTGGAAGGGCGCGATGGGATAGGGCCAGACGATGCCGTTGGCGTCGTGATTTTGCTCGATGGCGGCGGCCGCGGTGCGGCTGACGCCGATCCCGTAGCAGCCCATCGTCATGACGCGCTCCTGGCCCTTCTCGTCCAAAAACTTGGCGTTCATCGCCGCGGAGTACTTGGTGCCGAGGAAGAAGACCTGCCCCACCTCGATGCCGCGGTGCTCCTCGTAGAGCCCCTCGTTGCACTTCGGGCAGGCGTCTCCCGCGGTCGCGCGCCGCAGGTCGAAGAAGCCCTTCGCCTCGAAGTCGCCCAGGTTGACTCCCGTCAGGTGGAAATCGCGCTCGTTGGCCCCGGTGACGAAGTCTTTCATCTCGGCCACGGCCAAGTCGGCGTAGAGCGGGGCCTTCAGTCCCACCGGCCCGGTGAAGCCCACCGCGCTCTTCAGGACGCCCTCGATCGTCGCCGCCGAGGCCATCTCGAGTTTGCGCACGCCGGCGACCTGCTCAAGCTTCGCGCCGATCAGCTCGTGGTCGCCGCGGACGAGGGCCGCAATGGGGCCCTGCTCGCTCTCGTAAATCAGGATCTTCGCCAAGTCTTGAGGACGCACGCCGAGACAATGCGAGACCTCCTCGACGCTGGTCTTGCCGGGGGTGGCGACCTTCTGGAATTTTCCAGCGACCTTCTCGACCTTGGCCGGATCGACCGAGCCGCGCACCGCCGCCTTCTCGACGTTGGCCGCGTAGTCGCAACGCGTGCAGGTCAACACCGGGTCTTCCCCGCTCTTGGCGAGCACCTGGAACTCGTGGCTCAGGCTGCCGCCGATCGCGCCGGTCATGGCCTCGACGGGCCGGAAGACCAGGCCGCAGCGCGCGAAGATGCGCTTGTAGGCCTCGTACATGAGCCAGTAGGTCTTCTTGGCGTCGTCCTCGTCGGCGTGAAAGGAATAGCCGTCCTTCATGACGAACTCGCGGCCGCGCATCAGGCCGAAGCGCGGGCGGATCTCGTCGCGGAACTTGGTCTGGATCTGAAACAGGTTAAGCGGCAGCTGCCGGTAGGAGTTGACGTTCTGCCGGATCAGGTCGGTGATCGCCTCCTCGTGAGTCGGCCCGATGCAGAAGTCGCGGTCGTGCCGGTCCTTGAAGCGCAGCAGCTCTTTCCCGTAATAATCCCAGCGCCCGGTCTCTTTCCAGAGCTCGGCCGGCATGACAACGGGCAGTAGGACCTCCTGGGCGCCGTCGCGCTCCATCTCCTCGCGGATGATCTTCTCGATCTTCTCCAGGACCCGCAGGGCCAGGGTCAGGAAAGAATAGACCCCCGCGGCGGTCTTGCGGATCATGCCCGCGCGGAGCATCAATTGGTGGCTGACGACCTCGGCGTCGGCCGGGGCCTCGCGGAGGGTGGGGATTAAGAGTTGGGATTGTTTCATAGGATCGTGGCAGACACCCGCTCAAGGCGGGGCGCTAGGCCGCCGGCGGCTCCACCCAGCGGTTGTGCTTTTTAATCAATTCGATCAGCTTTTCGTCGGCGACCTCGGAGGGGATGTTCTTCTCGACGCAGTCCTTCCCGACGTAGAGGTGGATGCGGCCCGGGCCCCCGCCGACGTAGCCGAAGTCGGCGTCGGCCATCTCGCCGGGACCGTTGACGATGCAGCCCATGATCGCGATCTTGACCCCCTTGAGATGCTGGGTCTTCGCCTTGATGCGCTGGGTGGTCTCTTGCAGGTCGAAGAGCGTGCGCCCGCAGGAGGGGCAGGCGATGAACTCGGCCTTGCTGATGCGCAGGCGGCTCGCCTGCAGGATGTTGAAGGCCAGGCGCGTCGCCTCGCCCGGCGCCGCCCCGCCGATCTCGATCGAGTCGCCGATGCCGTCCATCAAAAGCGAACCTAAGGCGGAGGCGGCCTCGAGGGTGACGTCCTCGAAGATCTTGGCGTCGACCGCGAGGTGGATCGGGTGTCGAATCCCTTCCTTGGCCAACAGGGCCGCCAAGCGACGGTAGTCGTAGATCGGCTGCCGCGAGTCGAGGCTGAGCGCGAGCGGCGCGGAAAGCTTGAGTATGGGCAGGCGGTCGACCAGGGCCGCGACCGAGTCGAAGCGCAATTCGAGGAGCTTTTGGTTCTTCTGCGCGAGGCGGGCCAGCTCTTTGAGCTGCTCGGAGGCGATCTCCGGCTGGACCCGCAACCGGGCCGCGTCCCAGACCACCAGGGCCTCGCGGGCCGCCGTGGGATCCGAGACGACGAGGCCGATTTGCGTCGTCGGCAATAGCTCGGCGGCGCGGTCGCGAAGCGCGTCGAGGACCT of the Deltaproteobacteria bacterium PRO3 genome contains:
- a CDS encoding proline--tRNA ligase — protein: MKQSQLLIPTLREAPADAEVVSHQLMLRAGMIRKTAAGVYSFLTLALRVLEKIEKIIREEMERDGAQEVLLPVVMPAELWKETGRWDYYGKELLRFKDRHDRDFCIGPTHEEAITDLIRQNVNSYRQLPLNLFQIQTKFRDEIRPRFGLMRGREFVMKDGYSFHADEDDAKKTYWLMYEAYKRIFARCGLVFRPVEAMTGAIGGSLSHEFQVLAKSGEDPVLTCTRCDYAANVEKAAVRGSVDPAKVEKVAGKFQKVATPGKTSVEEVSHCLGVRPQDLAKILIYESEQGPIAALVRGDHELIGAKLEQVAGVRKLEMASAATIEGVLKSAVGFTGPVGLKAPLYADLAVAEMKDFVTGANERDFHLTGVNLGDFEAKGFFDLRRATAGDACPKCNEGLYEEHRGIEVGQVFFLGTKYSAAMNAKFLDEKGQERVMTMGCYGIGVSRTAAAAIEQNHDANGIVWPYPIAPFHFHLVTLNVGDAAVLQASRELYEGMRRAGLEVLWDDRDESPGVKFKDSDLLGIPYRVVVGGKGLKEGLLEVKARKTGEVEKVPPAQALERLLEIHRGQ